Below is a window of Sulfurisphaera ohwakuensis DNA.
GGAGTTAATTGTAAATATTCAAACGAATCCCTATACTTTCCATTTTTATCATGACTTAGTTCATTTTAAGCACATTAAGAAATTTATTAAAGGATTCATGTATACTCTTGGAGACACAAATTATTTAGTAACTACAAAAGGTGACTATTTTTATGATTCTCCTTACTTATTATGGGTTGTAGAACTTGATAATGGCACTTATATATCTCAATATCACGTTAATAAAAACGCATTAACTAAACTAACGACTGAATTGAAAGACCAAGACATTATAATCTCAACTGCAGAACTAACATTTGCCCATGGTTTCAGTATTCCTTATGAAATATTTAAATCTAATAAATGGGTTATGCCAAAACTAGTAGTAGAATAGATATGGATTATTTCACTCTTTATCAATATTCAATAGAACACCCAGAAAAATATTGGAGTTCTTTTGCTAATAAATTAGAATGGTTTTCTAAGTGGAATAGTGTTATAATAAGGGACAAATACATTGCAAAATGGTTTGTTAATGGTAAAACTAATATAGCCTATAATTCCGTTAATACACATCAAGGCAAGGCATTAATTTGGTATGGAGAAGAGGGAAAAAGAATAGAAATAACATATGATGAACTAAATAGGCTAAGTAACTCTATTGCAAACTTACTTAAAAAGAGGGGAATTAAAAAAGGTATGAGGATTGCTATTTATTCACCCAATTCTATACTAACATTGGCCTCAATTTTAGGAACAGCTAAAATTGGTGCTATTTATACCCTTATCTTTGCTGGACTAGGTATTGAGGCTATAAAATCTAGGCTTAATGATTTTAATCCAGACCTTGTCATATCATCAAGAAAGACCTTTAGGAGAGGAAAAGAAATACCCCTATTAATAGAAGGGGATATTAATTTTGAAAGAAATGATGAAGATGAAATCCGCAAACTTTTAGATAGCGACGAAGTAAAAGTGGAAGAAATAGAAGCTAATGAACCATTAAAAGTGATGTACACTTCTGGTACTACGGGTAAGCCTAAAGGAGTAATTTTGCCTCATGGTGCGTGGATGGTAGGAGATTATACAGTATTTGATTTACTTTTTGGACTAAAACCTGGTGATAAGGTCCTAACTACTACAGATGTCGGCTGGATAACTTTCTCTAGAATAATGTATGGTACTTTACTTCATGGCTCTACTTTTATATTTATGGAAGGAGCTCCAGATTATCCTAAAGATAGATTAGTTAAAATAATTGAAGAAGAGCAACCCAAAGTACTATTCACTTCTCCCACTTTAATAAGATTGTTGATGAAATATGATATAAAACTTCCAAGAGTAGAATATATTGCTACTGCAGGAGAGATATTTGATGAAAAAAACTGGAATTATGCATTAAAAATTGCAGATAAAGTTACTGATGTATATGGA
It encodes the following:
- a CDS encoding AMP-binding protein, with amino-acid sequence MDYFTLYQYSIEHPEKYWSSFANKLEWFSKWNSVIIRDKYIAKWFVNGKTNIAYNSVNTHQGKALIWYGEEGKRIEITYDELNRLSNSIANLLKKRGIKKGMRIAIYSPNSILTLASILGTAKIGAIYTLIFAGLGIEAIKSRLNDFNPDLVISSRKTFRRGKEIPLLIEGDINFERNDEDEIRKLLDSDEVKVEEIEANEPLKVMYTSGTTGKPKGVILPHGAWMVGDYTVFDLLFGLKPGDKVLTTTDVGWITFSRIMYGTLLHGSTFIFMEGAPDYPKDRLVKIIEEEQPKVLFTSPTLIRLLMKYDIKLPRVEYIATAGEIFDEKNWNYALKIADKVTDVYGQSELGYVVGIPYSLESIKPKIGYAGVPFPGIVLDTLDDEGKTVRNKPGYLVAKTPFPTQFIGILNNEKKFTEYFEKFGFHDTGDLAIFDGTYIKIVGRADDMIKVAGHRITSGEVESIIASIDGVKDVAVVGIPDEIRGEKLAIFIVGKVDKEEIKRKVLDALGPIYVIHDVYVVEKLPKSRSGKTVRRILRDILLNKEIDASILEDPEVVKEIKDEIS